The genomic DNA CGAATTGGGATACGGCCGCGACTGCGGGCGATCAGGCTCCGTGGACGAATGGCTCGGACGCGGTCTTCGGGGGGACGGGCGGAGTGGTGACGGTGTCGGGCACGGTCAGCGCTGCCTCGCTGACGTTTGATGCACCATCGTATAGCCTTACCGGCGGGACGGTGGCGCTGGCCGGCGCGGCGGTGATCGGTACGGGAGCCAATGATGTGACGCTGGCCCCAGTCATCTCAGGGACGACGATTTCCAAAACGGGCACGGGGACGCTGACGATGGCGGGGAGCAATACCTTCACCGGCGGCTTCACGATTTCCGAAGGGACGGTGAAGGCGGGAAGTAGCAACGCCTTGGGCGATATGGCGGGTGTGACGACCATTTCCCCCGGAGCGACGCTGGACGTGAACGGCCAGGATTTCGGCCGCAAACAATTTTTCGTCTCGGGCACGGGCGTGGGCGGAGCAGGAGCGATCGTGAACACCGGCGCCGCCGCTCTGAACGCGATCGAGAGCTTGACGATGGCCGGTGCCACGACCTTGGGCGGGACGGGGAACTGGAACCTGGTTCCGGGTTTCTCGCTGGCGATGGGAGGGTTCACGCTGACGAAGGTGGGCGCGAATGAGATCGGGCTGAAGGCGCTGGTGAATACTCCGGGCCACATCGATGTGAAGGAAGGCACGTTCAGCTTCCTGAGCAACAACATCGGCGGATCGGCGGCGAATACGGTGACGGTCCGGACGGGAGCGACGCTGGGCATGACGGAGAGTTCGACCAGTCGCGCGTGGAAGGCCATCCTCGAGGCCGGAACGACGTGGCGGGGGAGTCCGGCCGCGGGCTACGATGCGAAGTGGAGCGGTCCGGTGAGCATCGCGGGGGCGACTACCTTTGACGTGCCGGGGATCAACAAGCCGATGGTCCACAGTGGCATCATCTCGGGTTCCGGTTCGGTGACGAAGACCGGCGCGGGGATTTGGACGATTAGCGGGGCCAACACCTATACCGGCGGTACGACAGTGACGGGAGGGACGCTGCAAGTCACTTCCTCTTCCGCACTGGGTAGCGGGCCGGTGGTAGTTGCTGCCGGAGGAACGCTCTCCGGCAATAGCTCGATCCCCGGCGCGGTGACGATTGCCGGTGCGATTGATCCCGGGGTGAGCTACCAGGCCGGGATCTTGACGCTGGGCCCGACCATTCTCTCTGGCACCTACCGGTGCACGATCGGATCTTCCGACAAGCTGGTGGTGAATGGAGACCTGGATTTGACCGGTGCCACGCTGGATGTGTCGATCGGGCCCGGGAGCTATTCCGGCGCGCAAGTCATCCTCAGCTATACCGGCACGGTCACGGGCAGCTTTTCCGCGCCGGGTGTGACGGCCAACGGCCTGGTGCTGCAGCACGATGTGGCGAACAAGCGGTTCATCGTCAGGCCGAAAGTCTACGAGGAGTGGATCGCGAGCTTTCCTGGTCTGGTAGATCCCTCGCAGGATGGCGATCCGGATGGCGATGGATTGCCGAATCTGGTGGAGTACATGCTCGGCGGAAATCCGGCCTCCTTTGAATCCCAGATCAGGCCAAAGATGAGCTACAGTGGTGGCCAGCTTGTCCTCAGCTTCTCACGCAGTACTTTCTCGGTAATTGACACCACCCAGATCGTCCAGTGGAGCCAGGACCTGGTGCATTGGAACGACCTGCCGATCTTCAACGACCCTGGAACCGGGGAAACCTTTGAGTTCAATCCGGGAGCGGAGAAGATCACGATGAGCTTTCCGGGTGACCTTGGGCGCTTTTACGTGCGGCTGAAGGTGACGAAGCCGTGATGGTGTGGTGGGTGGAGGTGCGTTTGTGAAGCGCCGGGGGTCTCACGATGCGGCTTGTTGCCGCCAAAGTGCGACGGTCATGGACGCGCCGTCACATCCATGGAGGCGGTATCCTGCAAAAGCTGCAGGAGTTCTGATCGGATGAATGGCGGGGTCTCCGGATCGCAGGAATTTCACGTAAATTAACTTTTTTTGTGCGGTGGGGTTCACTTGACTCCCGCGCGTGAAGTTGAAGTGCTGTTCGTTCTCCCGCGTTTGTCTTTATGTCATCAGTTCGGTTGTGCCATTGGAGGCTGCAAGTCTCCATTGGGACGGGACTTCCACGGGGGTGGATGCGGATGGCGGGGTGGGGACGTGGAGCACGGCGGCGAGTCCGGCGAATTGGGACACGGCGGCGAGCGGTGGGGTGGATACGGCGTGGAGTGCGGATTCGGAGGCTGTCTTCGGCGGGACCGGTGGTGTGGTGACGGTGTCAGGGACGGTGAGTGCGAGTTCGCTGGTTTTCACGGCGCAGGGTTATTTCCTGACGGGTGGCAACGTCTCTCTAACAGGCGCGCCGGTGATCGCGACCGGGGCGAACGATGTCACGCTGGATACGATCCTCGCGGGTGCGGCGCCCATCACCAAGACCGGGGCGGGCACGCTGACGATGGGGGTGAGCAATTCCTTCACGGGTGGCTTTACGATCGCTGCCGGCCAACTGGTGGTGGGAAATGCGGCTGCGCCTGACACGAACGGATTGCTCGGCACGGGTCCGGTGACGATCGCGGGTGGTGCCTCCTTCACGCTGGCACGCGGCGGTTCGACGACGGTCACGGAAATCGCGCATGCCTTCAGCGGCAGCGGCGGTCTGACGATCGCGGGGAATAACAATGGCTCGAACGGCTACTCGGACTTCAAGCTCACGGGGGACAGCAGCACTTTCACCGGGCCGATCACGGTCTCGAATGCGCGCATCAGTGCGGTGACTGGAAAGGAGACCGGTAGCGGTGCGATCAATCTAACAGGCCGCTCCTCGCTGTTCGCCGAGGGGGCGACGGTGGCGAATCCGCTGGTCTTTTCCCCGACGGGACAGTGGAAGGGTTTCCTGCAGGCGGGTGGGAACCTGATCCTGGCGGATGCCACGATCACGGGACCGGTCACGCTGTCCGGACCGGTGGCGACGCGGGTGAATGCGCCGGGCTACGGCAAGCGGCTGAACCTGATCAGCGGAGCGATCGGGCAGTCCGGCGGGACGGGTTCCATCGCGTTTTTCAATGAGGGCACCAGCGACACCACCTACACACTCTCGGGTGCCAGCACGTACACCGGCACCACCACGGTCAACAGTGGTGCGGTCCTGAATCTAACAGGTAGTCTGGCCGGCACGGCGGTGACGGTAAGCGGCTCGATCGGCGGCAGTGGCGTGATCGGGACCGGCGGCTCACTCACGATGGCCGCGCTGGGCAAGATCAAGGTGCCCACGTCCGGGGAAGCGCTCACGGTGAATGGCAATGTGACCCTTCAAACCTCGTCTTACGTCGCGGTGGACATGAAGCCGGGTGTGGTCGCGGGCGATCCGATCCCGGTGCTGCACTACACCGGCACGCTCACGGGTGCGGCACAGTTGGGCGTGGATGCCTCCTTCAACTATCGGAAGGCGGTGCTGGCATTCACTCCGAACCTGATCACGGTCGACATCGGATCGAAGGCGCTGATCTGGAAGGGAGCGGGCTCCGACTATTGGCAAGATGGCGCGGTGAAGTGGGCGACCACCAATGAAGGAGCTGCCGCTGATGTTTTCTACAGGGGTGACAGTGTGGAATTCAACGACAGCGGGAGTGGCGGTCTGGTGCGCGTCGGCAACACGGTGTTCCCTTCTGGCGTGCTGGTGAACAACAGCAGCAAGGAGTACAACATCGGCGGCTTCATCGCGGGTCCCTGCGCGCTGGTGAAGAAGGGCAGCGGCAAGCTGATTCTCTCTGGCATGGGCAGCAGCTACACGGGTGGCACGACCATCGAAGCAGGCGTCGTGGAACTCCGGAGTGGCACCACACCGCTTGGCAGCGGGCCGGTCTCAGTCGGGCCCGCGGCGGTGCTTTACGGTGGCGGCACCATCCAAGGGCCGCTCACCCTTGCCGGCACGCTGGGAGATGCGTCCGGCACTGCGGGGGTCGGGATCGAAGCGGGTCCCACGGTCCTCTCGGGGAGCTATCGCTGTTGGCTTACCGCCGATTCCAGCGACTGGCTCGCGGTGACGGGTGACCTCGATCTCACTGGCTCCGAGCTCACGCTGGCGACGCATGATGCGTTGTTCCATGAGGATACCTTCGTGATCGCCCGCTACACGGGGAACCTCACCGGCTTCTTCGCGGCGGTGAGCGGTGTGCCTGCCGGCTACGTGCTGAAGCATCTGCCCGCGAGCAAGCAGATCGTGGTGGTGCGAAAGAATCTGGATGAATGGCTGGCGGGGTATCCCGGACTTGGCGATGTGACGGCCGATGGCGATCCGGACCACGATGGGATGGTCAATCTGATGGAATACGTGCTGGGCGGGAATCCGGGTGGCAACGACACCGGCATCCTGCCTACCCAGGGCTTCGACTTCGGGAATGCGTTCTTCCGCTTCAAGCGCAGCAGGATCTCGGCAGCTCATACGCTGCAGGTGGTCCAGTGGAGCACGGATCTGAAGAACTGGACGGACGTTCCGACTTCGGGGCCCGGCGTTCATACCTACTCCTATAGCTACGACCTGGAGGAGATCACGGTGAGTGTGCCGCCAAGCCCGGGTGGCATGTTCTTCCGGCTGAAGGTGACGGAGCTGTGATCGTGACGAACCGCGCCAGTGATCGGAGTGGCGATGTTCCGGCGGAGCGCGAGAAGCCGGAAGGGCGCAGCCCTTCCGCTACGTTTTGTTGGCTGAGGCTGGCTACTCGTCCTTCTCGGTCTTGTCGGAGCAGTAGGTCTCCATGAAGTTCTTGGCGTCTTCGCCAACGGGGCCGATCTCGGTGCCGTCGGGGCGGAAGAGCCAGAGCCAGTCGTAGGAGCCGCCGCCGAGGAAGTAGCGGTGTTGGCCTAACAGGAGGCAGTCCTGGTATTCGCCGCGGGGGATGACTTTGACGCCATCGCCGGCGACGAGGAAGCGTTCCTTGGAATTGGTGGTGTCGACGACGTGGACGGCGCTGGAGGTGGTCCAAGCGGGAGTGTCGAAGTAGACGAAGCGGCCGTCGGTGGAGAACTGGAGATTGTGGAAGGTGGAGATGACTTCCTTCATTTCATTCGATGCGCGCGGCTTGACGAGGAGGACGGGTTCCTTGCCGGCTGCGTCGATTTGCCAGAGTTCCTGTGGGTCGTATTCGCCGGAGCCGGTGGGGATTTTCTTTCCGGCGGTGGCGCGGATGAAGACGATCCAATTGCCATCGGTGGAGAGGACGGGGGCGGTGTCCTTGCCCGAGGTGGTGAGGGTTTTGGTTTCGCCGGAGTCGGTGTGGAGGAGGATGTTGCCGTCCTTGGCTTCGACGGATGGGTCGGCGGCGAGGGTGGAGGAGATGGCGAGGCAGGCCATGGCCGTGATGATCCTGATCATGAAGAAGAGGATGCATGGCGGTGGAGGGGAAGCGAGGGGAACCTTCTCTAACAACCCTCAGTAGTCCGGTTAATTCCTACTATTTCACCTTCGTTATTTTCACGATCTTGGCTAACGGACTTTCCTCATCGTTCCACATTTTGCCATTGGAACGGATCTTCTCGACAACCACGTCCCTAAACTTCCACGGGTTGATCTCTAGTTTGTCGCCTTTCACGTGTAGTGCCCGCTCAAAGTCCCCGCTCATCTCGTAACCACCCGGAAAACGTTCGATCTTTGGCATCGCCTTATGAAGAAGTCCATTTCTCCAATCCTGCCAAAATCCAAAGCAGTCTTCCTTTTTAATTCCAAACTCGCTCGCCATTAATTCAAAGGCTTTCGCAGAGTCAGAGAATTTATCCCCCTCCTTCATAGCTGTGGAATACCTGAGATACTTTTCGTATAGCGCTATGGAGACCATCATTACCACGAATGCCGAGTGCCGATCTTTCGACATTTCACTGAGTGGACCGCAAAACCAGTCCTCCACCATTTCTCGCCGGGGTTTCTGGACCTCAAATCTGGCAGTATCTTGCTGGACCGTCGAAAAGGAGCCTTGTGGGTAATGCCCCGTCGAATCATTCGGGAAGGGATTCGTCATAGGATCTCATCCGAACATCGCCGCAGTGGTATTGCAACTTAAACGCGAGGTGGGGACCGGAGAGATTGCCGTAGCCATGCCACACAATCTCTAAGTTATTTCAATCCTCGGTGATGGCGCGGATTTCGTCGATGGAGACGTCGGCGTAGAAGTTGACGGTGATGGTGCGGCGGTCGGGGGAGAGTTCGACGCGGTCGGCGAATTTCGAGGCGGTCTTGGTGCCGGGTTCGAGGCCGCGGAGTTCGGCGTCGCGGGGGCCGAGTTGTGGGAGGGGGGAGCGGGTGAGGGTGGCATCGGTGCGATTCAGCTTCTGGCTGTGGGTGATGATGCCGAGCACGGGGCGGTCGAAGGTGACGGAGCCCTGGAAATTGCGGAGGTATTCCAAGCCCATGCTTTGGCCGACGGGATTGTAACGGAGCAGGTAGCTGCGGACGCGTTTGCCGGCGGGTGGGGTGATCTTGTAGGGGGCGCTGAGGTTCTGGCCATCGTAGGTGCCGGGCTCGATGATATCGACGGGGATGGATTTGGCGGGCTTGAAGTCGCGGCGCTCGGGGATGACGAGGATCTGGTTGTCATTCTCGAGGGCGGCGAGTGATTCGGGGGTGCCGGGTGGTGCGGGGATGACTTCGCCGCGGGTGGAGCGGATGCCGGAGGCGACGGGCCAGGTGCGCTGGTAGGGTGAGGGCTCGAAGGCGACGTCGCTGAGCTTGGTGTCGCTGGTGGCGCGGATGGCGGCGCCGCGTTCGATCTGGCGCTTCACGTTGTCGTTCTGGACGACGACCTTGCCATCGAGGACGAGGACGTCGGCGGTGCCATCGGGGCTGGCGGAGACGCCGAAGGAGGTGCCGAGGTCGGTGACGGTGGCGGAGGTGGTGACGACGCGGAAGCCGTGGGCGGTCTCCGGGCACCAGGCATTGAGACGGCCGTGGGCGAGCTCGACTTCATCCTGCGAGCGGATGGTGAGCTCGGCGGGTGCCTCGATGGCGACGACGGCGCCATTGGTGAATTCCATGCGGGAGACGCCGGTGGAGAAGATGAGCTTTTGGCCGGTGCGGACTTGCCTGGCGGTTTCCTCGCCATCGTAGCGGGTGGCGACGACGGTGCCGCGCATGGAGAGTGCAAGGCCGGCGGCGAGGGCGATGGCGGCTGCTGCGGCGAGGGTGATGCGCTTCCGGCGCTGGAAGCGGATGGTGTTTTGGACGCGGTTCGGGAAAGTGTCGTCTTCTTCGCCGGCGATGGTGTTGAGGTGGGGGAGGACGGAGCGGAGGAAGGTTTCGTCGCTGAGCTCGGGCTTGAGGCGGGCGAGTGCGCCGGAGACGAGGAGCTGGGAGCGGAGGGTGGCGATGGCCTGGGGATCGGACTCGAGGAGTGCGGCGAGGCGCTCGCGGCTGAGGTCGTCGAGGGTGCCGTCCAAGTACTGCGCGCACAGTAGTTCGAAGTCGGTGCTGCCGTGGTCGGCTTGCGGTGAGTTCATGGAGGGAGGCGATTCAGGCGTTGATGTGCTTGGCGACGAGGCAGTCGGCGAGCGCCTTGCGGGCGTGGAAGAGGAGCTTGCGGACGGAGGCGGGATTCATGGAGAGGTCGTCGCCGATCTCGCTGGCATTCCGGTCATCGTAGTAGCGGGCGTGGATGACGCGGCGGATGTTTTCGGGAAGATTGGCGAGGCATTCGCGGAGGGCCTCGTGACGGATCTCGGCGTCCTGGAGGACGCCGGGGGCGGGTGCGGTGGGCTCGGCGGCGATGATGATGCCGGTGATCTTTTCATCGAGCAGGCGCTGGCGGCGGCCGGTCTTGGTGAGCTCGTTCATGACGAGATTCCGGGCGATGGTGCGGAACCAGCCGGGGGCGTTCTCGGGATTGTCGAGCTCCTCCCACTTGCGGTGGGCGATGACGAAGGTCTCCTGGGCGAGGTCGTCGACCCAGGCGTCATTCACGCCGAGCGAGCGGATGAAGTAGCGGAGGCCGGAGTGGTGGGCGCGCACCGCGGCGTCGATCTGCTGGTCTCTTTCCCGGCGGGTCATGGTGGAGTCTGGATGGTGGCGAGGTGGATGAAAGAATCTACCTCCGGGCAAGGATTTCGCGAGGGGGGAAGGTGTTCCAGGGTGGGATCCGAATTTTCCGAATGCGATCACTCCTCGCCGCTGGAGGTCTGCGAGGAAGGGGAATTATCACCCCAAATCACCTCGTTTCGGGGGAGCGGCGCAGGCATCTCCGTCACTTGCTGCGGGGAACTAGACCATCCCTCCCACCATGCATTGATCTCCGCGATCGCATTCCGGTAGCCTTCGATATCTCCGGAAAAGGCGAGCAGTGCGGCCTCCATTTCCTCCCGTGTGAAGGTGTCCAGATTCGGTGATTCCAGCACTCTCATGGTCTCGATCACACCAGCGCAGGCGGCTTCGCGAAGCGGGCCGGTCAAGCGTGGATCAAACCGGGGTCCGTTCCCCGTGCTCGCCTCCGCAATGGCCATGGCGGCAAACTCCAGCATGACGGCTGCCGAGGAAGGATCGCAACGAGAAGCGAGATGAGTCAGATGCGGCGCTGCGGCGAGAGCCGAGTCGTAGACATTGCCGCCGCAGATGCATTGGAGAAGGTCCTCCTGAAGGGCTTTTCTCCCGGGAATTGTTCCCGCATAGTATCCCTTGAGGATTTTCGCGAACTCTCGGCCGGTGATGTTGTGGCAACTGAGCTGGTGCCAAATCGCCTCGTCGAGGGGAATCATGCCGGTTCAGCGATCCGGGACCAAGTGGTCAGGGGCATTCTTGCGGAGTGGGTGTGAATTCACTTCGGCTCTGCCTTCGTCGCACCCTCCGCCGGGACTTCGGTCTCGGGCTTGATCTGGGGGATGGGTGGGTCGGGGTAGGGCTCTTCCTTTTGCTTCGCTGGCTCTCCGGGCTTTTTGGTGGCGTCGTCCTTGAAGGTGACGGCGGTGGTGGCCTTGACGGCTTTTGTTAGATCGAGGACGGTGCGGGTGATGCGGTCGACGCCTTCGGCGGCGGTGTCGTCGTGGACGAGGGTGTAGACGCCGGGCTTCACGTTCGGGATGACGTAGCGGATGGTGTAGGACCAATTGACGTCCTCGACCTTGCCGGTGTCGTCGTAGCGCTCCTTGGGATTGATGAGGATGGCGGACTTGTTGGCGAAGAGGGTGCCGGCGATGCCCTTGGTGCCGGCGTTCATGGCGATGTTCCCGAGGGTGAGGAAGAGCTGGCTCTTGCCATCGTAGACGTAGCTGACGGTGACCTTGGGGGCGGTGGGTGCGGCTTTCTCGGTGGCGACGATGGTGCCGATGTCGCGGTCGGCCGCATGGCCGGGGAAGGAGGTCGCCAGGAAGGCGAGGAACAGCAGGGTTTTCATCTCGTCCGCGTTCTAGCGGAAAGGCGGGTGGGAGGGAAGCACGGGATGAGGCGGGCGGATGGTCACCGGTCATCGGGTGACGCGATGCGAAGTGACGTTTTTTTCGTTATCGGGGGCTGTCTTTTAGCGGTGAAAGGCCTTGCTTGAAAGGACACCGCAAGGGCGGTCTGCAAAGGGGATGCGGCAAATCGCAGCGCGGGACGGGTGGCGTGCGACTGTTCATCAGTGAGTTGAAGGGAGCATGAGTTGTGCTCTTTTCCAAGCATCATGGAAATCGTCCTCAACTCACGAGTGGTGCCGGGCGGCTTGCGCAAAGTCGTGGAACGCGTGGTGCGGCGCTTCACTTTCAGACCGCAGTTCCGATGGATGGCGACGCCTTCGGAGGAGGTGGTGCTTTGCTTGCCGCCGCTGCTCGTGGAATCAGTTTATGGTTCGCGTGAGAAAGAGGGGGTATTGCTGAGGGCGGGAATCGAGGATGAGATCCGGCGAGAGATCGAGAGCTTGCTGCCCTTCACGGAGGCGGGTGCTGCGGAGGCGCGGAAATGAAAGTGGGGCTTCTCAATTTATCACTGAACTACGGCTATGGATCATGAATTGCAGCGCTACCTGAATGACCATCTGGCGGGATCGGCGGGGGCGGTGAAACTCATCGATGATCTGGCGAGCCGTCAGGAGGATCCGGGAGAGGCGGAGTTTTTCCGCGCGCTGAGGGAAAAGGTGGAAGCGGATCGTGTGCAGTTGCGGGAGCTGCTCGATCGCGCCGGGCTGGAGGAAAGCACGGCGCTGCAAGTGGCGGGGAAGCTGACCGCGGGAGTGAGCCAGCTGAAGTTGAAGTGGGAAGGCATGGAGCCGGGAGAGCTCGGGATGTTGGAGGCGCTGGAGATGCTGGCGCTGGGGATCCAGGGGAAGCGAATGCTGTGGGTGATGCTGGGGGAGTTGGCGCCGGCGTTTCCGGAGTGGGAGGGTGTTCGGTTTGCGGATCTGGAGCTGGAGGCGATCCGGCAGCGGGATGCGGTGGAAGAGCGGAGGGTGAGGTGTGGGAGGGATTCGCTGGTGGATGCGGGGCGGCTGGAGGTGGTGAGGGCGGAGTCGTAGGTCGGGGTGGATGATGGTTGATTCTCCCTTGTGATCCCTCGTGCCGGTGCCCAGCGTGGCGGCAAAGCTTGATGAAGACTGGTCGCATCTCGCCAGAACGATGAACACGCATGACTCTCCCGGTCACGAGGACGCCCGCTGGTGGTGGAGCCGGAGTGTGCTCGGCGCGATTGTCTCGCCGAAGGTGATCTACTTTCTGGTGGTGCCTCTGGTTCTGGCGCTCGTGGTCCATGAGGTGATGACGGGCACCCGGGCGGAGGCTGTGCTGACGATTGCGGTGGGGATTGCTTTCGTGGGGGTTCAGATTGCGGTGGCGGCTTTGCCGGCGGATGAGCCGACGGCGCCTAACCGCGAACGACGAGCTGAGGTTCCGCCTGAGGAGTTTTGAGAAGAGGGCGACAGGAGTGTCGCCGCTCCTCAGGGCTCGCGGGTCGCTTCGGGATCACAGGGTGATCTGTGCGCCGAGCTCGACGACGCGGCCGGGGGGGAGGCGGAAGTAGGCGGTGGCGGGGGAGGCATTGCGGGCCATGGCGGCGAAGACGGCGAGGCGGAGGTGTTCGAGGGCGCTGGCCTTGCGGCCGACGCCGTAGGTTTCGCGGCCGAGGACGTAGGTGGCCTTGCCGGGGTGGAACTTGATTTCCTCGGGCAGGCCGGCCTTGAGCGCGACGGGAACGTCGGGCGTGTCGGCGAAGCCGAAGCTGAGGGTGACGCGGTGGATGCCCTCGCCCTGGTCGCTGTGCTCGATGGATTCGCACGGGTTGGCGTGCGGTTGGTCGAGGGTCTGGACGTGGAGGAGGACGACGCGTTCGTGGAGGACCTGGTTGTGCTTGAGATTGTGGAGGAGGGCGGTGGGGACGGTATTGCCGCGGCCGCTCATGTAGACGGCGGTGCCGGAGACGCGGTGGATGTGGCCGCGCTTGAGTTCTGTTAGAAGGCCATCAATGGGGAGGGCGTCCTTTGTGAGGCGGCGATAGAGGCGCTCGCGTCCCCACATCCAGGTGATCATGAGGGCGAAGATGATGCCTCCGACGACGAGGGGCAGCCAGCCACCTTCGATGATCTTGTGAGCATTCGCGGCGAGGAAGGCGCCATCGACGGTGAGGAAGGCGGCGGTGAGCAGGCCGGCCTTCAGCTTGCTCCATCCCCACGCGGAGATCGCGGCGGAGTAGAAGAGCATGGAGGTGATGGTCATGGTGAGGGCGATGGCGATGCCGTAGGCGGCCTCGAGGGCGGAGGAGGTCTTGAACGCGAGCACGAGCAGGATGCACGCGACGGCGAGCAGGTGATTCACGGAGGGCACGTAGATCTGTCCGGCGGAGTGCTCGGAGGTGTAGCGGATTTTCACGCGCGGGAGCACGCCGAGTTGGACGGCCTGGCCTGTGAGAGAATAGGCGCCGGAGATGAGGGCCTGGCTTGCGATGACGGCAGCGAGGGTGGCGAGGATGGTGAGCGGGAAGCGCAGGAACTCGGGCGCGAGCAGGAAGAAGGGCGCGCGGATGGCTGAGGGGTCCTCGATGAGCAGGGCGGCCTGGCCGAGGTAGTTCAGCGCGAGGCCGGGGAAGACGACGGTGAACCATGCCATGCGGATGGGCTTCACGCCGAAGTGGCCGAGGTCGGCATAGAGGGCCTCGCCACCGGTGACGGCGAGGAAAACGGAGGCGAGCAGCGGGAAGGCGTGCTCCCATTCATGGATCAGGAACATGAAGCCGGCATGCGGGCTGATGGCCTTCAGGACTTCCGGGTTATGGATGAGCTTGGCGATGCCGAGTGCGCCGAGCGTGCCGAACCAGACCATGACGATGGGGCCGAAGATGACGCCGACCTTGCCGGTGCCGTGGCGCTGGATGGAGAAGAGAGCGACGAGAATGCCGACGCAGATGGGGATGATCCAGTGCTCCACCACCGGGGCGCTGACGGAGAGGCCCTCCACAGCGCTGAGCACGGAGATGGCGGGCGTGAGCATGCCGTCTGCGTAAATCAGTGCGGCACCGGCGAGGCCTAACAGGAGGACGAACTTCGGCTCGATCATGCCGGCGCGTCGCTTGCAGGCGCGAATGAGGGCGGAGAGTGCGAGGATGCCGCCCTCGCCCTTGTTATCGAGGCGGAGGATGATGAAGAGGTACTTCAGCGATACGACGAGGATCAGCGACCAGACAATGAGGGAGGCGGCGCCAATGAGATTCTCCGGATGGATGGGTGCGCCGTGGCTGCCGGAGAAGCAGGCGCGGAAGGCATACAGCGGGCTGGTGCCGATGTCGCCGAAGACAATGCCAAGCGCCGCGAGCGTGGCGGCGGCGAGGGCGGGTGAGCGGTGTGAGTGACCGTCAGATGTCGTAGTCATGGTCAGGAGAAAACGGGAAGGGTGGGAAGCGTTAGGCCGAAGCGGTTTTGAAGGCGATTGTAGAACTTGAGGTTCTT from Luteolibacter sp. Y139 includes the following:
- a CDS encoding potassium transporter Kup, which codes for MTTTSDGHSHRSPALAAATLAALGIVFGDIGTSPLYAFRACFSGSHGAPIHPENLIGAASLIVWSLILVVSLKYLFIILRLDNKGEGGILALSALIRACKRRAGMIEPKFVLLLGLAGAALIYADGMLTPAISVLSAVEGLSVSAPVVEHWIIPICVGILVALFSIQRHGTGKVGVIFGPIVMVWFGTLGALGIAKLIHNPEVLKAISPHAGFMFLIHEWEHAFPLLASVFLAVTGGEALYADLGHFGVKPIRMAWFTVVFPGLALNYLGQAALLIEDPSAIRAPFFLLAPEFLRFPLTILATLAAVIASQALISGAYSLTGQAVQLGVLPRVKIRYTSEHSAGQIYVPSVNHLLAVACILLVLAFKTSSALEAAYGIAIALTMTITSMLFYSAAISAWGWSKLKAGLLTAAFLTVDGAFLAANAHKIIEGGWLPLVVGGIIFALMITWMWGRERLYRRLTKDALPIDGLLTELKRGHIHRVSGTAVYMSGRGNTVPTALLHNLKHNQVLHERVVLLHVQTLDQPHANPCESIEHSDQGEGIHRVTLSFGFADTPDVPVALKAGLPEEIKFHPGKATYVLGRETYGVGRKASALEHLRLAVFAAMARNASPATAYFRLPPGRVVELGAQITL